In Populus nigra chromosome 10, ddPopNigr1.1, whole genome shotgun sequence, the following proteins share a genomic window:
- the LOC133705499 gene encoding nuclear transport factor 2-like, with protein sequence MATQVDESTVKLNPKVVGNAFAEQYYNTLSKSPELLHNFYNDLSLISRPGLDSSVSSASTLEEIKKLILSLDYKNCVVEIQTVDSQESYENAVMVIVTGFFAGKDSDRKRFTQAFFLVPQDDGTTYYVLNDIFRYVEESENKKISDADNIAPPTPVTPSPEPPSFPDHTVAVNVSTNSEEGGVQAKESGHPLDNWEIPTSEKDIVVEKEVVATQNDAHPVSEAVSSSVQEDAPKKSYASVVNALNLKTQPFQRRVSDVKPVKQSCTAVPPMASSHQTGSPRPPSNNIVEINNNSTAVEGYSIFVANLPMDATVDELIQTFSKFGAIKPNGVQVRSYKQDKNCFGFVEFESANSVEKALEVSTVTIGTRTAHIERKNAKTDGERYPGRKGGFRNDNFRNRGNFGGGRGYGRNDFENQGGVSGQARGTAGHNGEANKRVYQNGWARGPRQAQAGRN encoded by the exons ATGGCAACACAGGTGGATGAATCTACCGTCAAACTTAACCCAAAAGTGGTGGGGAATGCCTTTGCAGAGCAATACTACAACACCTTATCCAAGTCTCCAGAGCTGCTTCATAACTTCTACAATGATTTGAGCCTGATCAGCAGGCCAGGCTTGGATAGTTCAGTGTCTTCTGCTTCAACTTTAGAA gaaattaaaaaattgatacttTCTCTTGACTATAAGAATTGTGTAGTGGAGATACAGACTGTTGATTCTCAAGAATCTTATGAGAATGCGGTGATGGTGATAGTTACTGGTTTCTTTGCTGGAAAGGACAGTGATAGAAAAAGATTTACGCAAGCATTCTTCTTGGTCCCACAAGATGATGGGACGACATACTATGTTctgaatgatatttttagatatgtGGAAGAATCAGAGAATAAGAAAATTAGTGATGCAGACAATATTGCTCCACCTACACCTGTTACCCCATCCCCTG AGCCACCTTCCTTTCCTGATCACACTGTCGCTGTCAATGTATCAACCAATTCGGAGGAGGGTGGGGTTCAAGCTAAAGAATCTGGCCATCCCTTGGACAATTGGGAGATTCCCACTTCTGAGAAAGATATTGTTGTTGAGAAAGAGGTCGTTGCCACTCAGAATGATGCTCACCCAGTTTCTGAGGCAGTTTCTTCTAGTGTGCAGGAGGATGCTCCCAAGAAGTCTTATGCATCAGTT GTAAATGCATTGAATCTCAAAACACAACCATTTCAACGGAGGGTTTCAGATGTGAAACCTGTGAAACAGTCATGTACAGCTGTACCACCCATGGCTTCTTCTCATCAAACAGGTTCTCCTCGCCCACCCAGCAACAATATTGTGGAAATCAACAACAACAGTACtgcag TTGAGGGTTACTCCATCTTTGTTGCAAATTTGCCTATGGATGCTACTGTTGACGAGCTTATACAGACTTTCTCAAAATTTGGGGCTATAAAACCTAATGGTGTGCAAGTCAGAAGTTATAAG CAAGATAAGAACTGTTTTGGCTTCGTGGAATTTGAATCAGCTAATTCTGTGGAGAAGGCCCTTGAG GTCTCTACTGTGACGATTGGCACTCGAACAGCACATATTGAGAGAAAGAATG CCAAAACTGATGGTGAAAGGTACCCTGGAAGAAAGGGTGGTTTTAGGAACGACAATTTTAGGAACCGTGGAAACTTTGGTGGAGGCCGTGGCTATGGCAGAAATGACTTTGAGAATCAGGGTGGAGTCTCTGGTCAAGCTCGGGGCACCGCCGGACACAATGGAGAAGCTAACAAGAGAGTTTATCAGAATGGGTGGGCTAGGGGTCCCCGTCAAGCTCAAGCTGGGAGGAACTAG
- the LOC133705690 gene encoding ninja-family protein AFP2-like yields the protein MGETNENRNRSSSSSRSSRVMESLSLDINRYPRDLLQRFMSSDAQQYQTATSDGDETEEIELNLGLSLGGRFGVDKSSKKLTRSSSIAGSIPLLRDYDALTTPPASYPLLMRTSSLPTETEEEWRKRKEMQSLRRMEAKRRRSEKQRNLRGELSLEEVKLNKGNWVPTWASKQSGVVNRGNNLAGQQQQQASQGSVESQGGSSSGLSEMVSKPVQGSSSGGEARSPTSNQSLQERGSQEDLDSSGTKKNENACRAASSTEMENFSKKLDSAENIGREIGTNAMEDMPCVFTKGDGPNGRRVDGILYKYGKGEEVRIMCVCHGSFLSPAEFVKHAGGSDVNHPLRHIVINSSGPSFV from the exons ATGGGAGAAACAAACGAGAATAGAAAtaggagcagcagcagcagtagaAGTAGCAGAGTAATGGAGAGTCTTTCTTTGGATATTAACAGGTACCCAAGAGATCTATTACAAAGATTCATGTCAAGTGACGCGCAGCAATATCAAACGGCAACAAGTGATGGAGACGAAACAGAGGAGATTGAATTAAATCTTGGGCTATCACTTGGTGGAAGATTTGGGGTTGATAAGTCTTCAAAGAAACTAACGAGATCTTCATCAATAGCTGGTTCAATACCATTGTTGAGAGACTATGATGCTTTAACCACTCCACCTGCATCTTATCCTCTTCTCATGAGGACTTCTTCTTTGCCTACGGAGACAGAGGAGGAGTGGAGGAAGCGGAAGGAAATGCAGAGTTTGAGGAGAATGGAAGCCAAGAGAAGGCGAAGTGAAAAGCAAAGGAATTTGAGAGGAGAGTTGAGTCTGGAGGAAGTCAAATTGAATAAAGGGAATTGGGTGCCGACGTGGGCTAGTAAGCAGAGTGGTGTTGTGAATAGAGGTAATAATCTGGCagggcagcagcagcagcaagcgTCACAAGGGTCCGTGGAGTCTCAAGGAGGGAGCTCTTCTGGATTATCAGAAATGGTGAGCAAGCCTGTTCAag GATCAAGCAGTGGTGGTGAAGCACGAAGTCCAACAAGTAACCAGTCTTTGCAGGAACGAGGCAGTCAAGAAGATTTAGATTCTTCTGggacaaagaaaaatgaaaatgcgTGCAGAGCCGCCTCCAGTACAGAAATGGAGAATTTTTCCAAGAAGCTTGATTCTGCAGAAAATATAGGGAGGGAAATTGGGACCAATGCAATGGAAGATATGCCTTGTGTGTTTACAAAAGGAGATGGTCCTAATGGGAGAAGAGTGGATGGCATCCTGTACAAGTATGGCAAGGGAGAGGAAGTAAGGATCATGTGCGTCTGCCATGGCAGCTTTCTATCCCCCGCAGAGTTCGTGAAGCATGCAGGTGGCAGTGATGTTAATCACCCTCTTAGACACATAGTGATAAACTCTTCTGGTCCGTCCTTTGTGTAA